The DNA sequence TGAAGTAACACAAGCGCAATTGGCAGAGCTGCTGAAACTTGAGTTGCCATATCTACAGACGCTCAATTTGGCGAGGAATAAGATTAAAGAGCTGCAAATCCCAAAGTCATGGAACAACCTACAGGTATTGATTGCCTATCACAACAAATCCCTCCACACACTGAGATTTCGTCATCCAGCACCCAACATGTGGCGATTGGAGGCTGCCTACTGTGATTTGAAGAAATTGGAATTGCCAAAAGCAACACCGGATCAGGATAGTCAACTGGTGTATGCTGATTTGGATGGAAATGTACAGCTAGAAAAAGTAGCTATTGAGTGCTCGTATGCCCATTTGATTGCCTTGCATATTCGCGGTACCGGTCTCAAGAAACTCGCCATCAAATTCCCGATGCCCAAGGTGGAGTCCTTAATGCTCAATGACAACAAGCAACTGAAATTCCTCGATTTTTCCTTGGCAACCCCTGAGCCAGCCAATGAGCCGAATCCCCATCTGGGCAACCTCCACACCCTGAATCTCAAAAACAACCAGCTTTCACAAGTCCCAATCGACTTGATATTCTATGACGATGAAGGGAAGCCGATCATCGGGCCAAACCATGATGGTGCGGGCATTCACCTTCCCAATCTGTTGGGGCTGTTTTTGGGAAACAATCCCTTTTCCGAAGAGCTCCGCCTGAAAGTCGCAGCCATCGACTCGGACCAAAACCATCTGGAAATTTATCGGGCATACTTGAAGCAACGACTGGCGGGAGTTGGGGAAAACTTGGAATGCAAGGTGCTCTTCATCGGTGATGGAAAGGCGGGCAAAAGCTCCATGGTCGAGCGCTTGAAAGGTAATACGCCCAATGAAGAGTGGGATTCCACCCATGGGATTATCCTGCATCCGATGGACTTGCCCGATCCCAATTCGAATAGCGAAGCAGAAAAAGGTCCAGTCTACAAACTGAATCTCTGGGATTTTGGTGGACAGGATGTGTACCACAGCACGCATCGCCTGTTTATGCAATCCAACTCGGTGTACATGTTGGTGTGGAGCACCGAGACCGAGGAGTCGGATTGTATTTCCCACGAAATTCAAGATGATCAAGGACGAACGATCATTCGGGAATACACCAACCGAAAACTCCTCTACTGGCTGAGCTACGCGAAGGAACTGGGCCAGAAAAGTCCCATGCTCATTGCCAAAACCTACCGAGAAAATGACCCGCCCTTTCAACAAGGCACCCTAACGGAGTTGCTCGACAAATTTCAAGGTGCATTTGAGCCTGAGGCTACCCTCCTGGAAGTAGATTCCTTGGATGAAAACCCAAATCAGAACGGATTCCCTGAATTGACGCAAGCACTCTATCAACGCGTTCATCATCTTAAATCCGAAAAAGGTGGTTCGATAGCACTCCCAGTGCTCGCCATTCGTGATCACCTCAGAGGTCTTCAAAAGAACAAGATCAAATGGATAGAATATGAGGCGTATGAGCAGGAAGCTACAAAGCTTGGCGTAGATGATCCGCAGTGGGAACTCCAGACTTGGCTTACCCAGACGGGTGTAGTGTTTTATCGCAAAGGTTTGATGAATGACCGGATCATCCTCGATCAGGCGTGGGCCATCGATGCGATCTACACATTTCTCCGAAGAGACAACTGGATGCTGGATAACCTCCGACGAACGGGAGGATTTTTCACCGGAAAAATGGCCTCGGTAGCCTGGAGTCAAAAATACCCCCACCTAGAAATCCATGAGTTATTCATCGATTTCATGACAGGGTGCTATCTCTGCTTTGAACTGGAAGACGAAGCGCAACCGGATGGCTTCGAGCATCGAATGTTCTTGGCCCCTCAACACGCCAGTGATATCAGGCCTGAGGGATTTGATGATGTATTTGCCCAAGAATGTGGTGAATACCACATTTCCCTAACCTTCCTTCCGGATGGAGTCATGCAAGCGCTCATTTGCAAGGCAGCGTATCTCCGGGACCGAAAGAGTGCCATGTATCGCCACGGAATCCGGCTGAAGGAAATTTCGGAAAACGGCTCCGTCCAATTCGTATCTATCGAGGCCTTGACCACTCAACACACGCTCCGAATTCAATTCACCGCAGCATCTTTCCCACTGCTCAAGCGGGTTCGAAATGAGTTGATGGGACTACTGGATGAGCTGGAGGCAGAATC is a window from the Pontibacter sp. G13 genome containing:
- a CDS encoding COR domain-containing protein — translated: MSKPAIVQQIEAIIGRALEVQPDIQGFFKNTYPPSYHEVMTLPWEMSRSYHQHTAFTRGDELIGLNLFQSEVTQAQLAELLKLELPYLQTLNLARNKIKELQIPKSWNNLQVLIAYHNKSLHTLRFRHPAPNMWRLEAAYCDLKKLELPKATPDQDSQLVYADLDGNVQLEKVAIECSYAHLIALHIRGTGLKKLAIKFPMPKVESLMLNDNKQLKFLDFSLATPEPANEPNPHLGNLHTLNLKNNQLSQVPIDLIFYDDEGKPIIGPNHDGAGIHLPNLLGLFLGNNPFSEELRLKVAAIDSDQNHLEIYRAYLKQRLAGVGENLECKVLFIGDGKAGKSSMVERLKGNTPNEEWDSTHGIILHPMDLPDPNSNSEAEKGPVYKLNLWDFGGQDVYHSTHRLFMQSNSVYMLVWSTETEESDCISHEIQDDQGRTIIREYTNRKLLYWLSYAKELGQKSPMLIAKTYRENDPPFQQGTLTELLDKFQGAFEPEATLLEVDSLDENPNQNGFPELTQALYQRVHHLKSEKGGSIALPVLAIRDHLRGLQKNKIKWIEYEAYEQEATKLGVDDPQWELQTWLTQTGVVFYRKGLMNDRIILDQAWAIDAIYTFLRRDNWMLDNLRRTGGFFTGKMASVAWSQKYPHLEIHELFIDFMTGCYLCFELEDEAQPDGFEHRMFLAPQHASDIRPEGFDDVFAQECGEYHISLTFLPDGVMQALICKAAYLRDRKSAMYRHGIRLKEISENGSVQFVSIEALTTQHTLRIQFTAASFPLLKRVRNELMGLLDELEAESFVVGDQAFDSWEDFEASTGVTELGQELRAADQTLDRDIKTPLSEAERTIHNQLDNPDSPIQIDLPAKPTDISKAEQEILELIDQKIHHLRKERVKKSDPSQKSSILEEISRLKSDKHNINQGTPPYFELEKITISLPEDELEIWEMIIGKAFNLRKDQIKSSDSGQLFSIDQELKDLKAQRQEILDEFDQL